A part of Paenibacillus sp. IHBB 10380 genomic DNA contains:
- a CDS encoding GNAT family N-acetyltransferase: MDIHYVTDLSSEDCIYELYENLDWNKYLQLNKDQLITAMRQSWCVIYAYHEHRLVGTGRIVSDGIMNAYLCGLGVHSDFRSKGIGSEITRLLVELSQKRNLHLQLFCEEELVPYYEGLNFNVFAVGMRS, encoded by the coding sequence ATGGATATACATTATGTTACAGATTTATCATCAGAAGATTGTATATATGAATTATATGAGAATCTTGATTGGAATAAGTATTTACAACTAAACAAAGATCAGTTAATCACCGCTATGAGACAAAGTTGGTGTGTTATCTATGCGTATCACGAACATCGCTTAGTGGGTACTGGGAGAATAGTGTCTGATGGGATCATGAATGCTTATTTGTGCGGATTGGGGGTTCACTCCGATTTTAGAAGTAAAGGAATAGGATCTGAAATTACCCGTTTACTAGTGGAGCTTAGCCAAAAGCGTAACTTGCATCTGCAGCTATTTTGTGAAGAAGAATTAGTGCCGTACTATGAAGGTTTGAACTTTAATGTATTTGCAGTTGGAATGAGAAGTTAA